The genome window AGGGTTTTGAATTTATGATGCAGAAAGCAGGCAAAAAAATATATTCCGGCATTTTTCGCGACGGCGACGCAGGCAACCAGGCCAAGCGCCGCTTCCGGAATCGCCGTAAAGAATTGATGGACGCGGAAAACATGCTGATGGTGCTGACCGGTGTGCCGTACGGCCCCGGCCAGGAAACCTTGTGGACCTACGCCTTCGTGCCGACTTATCAGGAACCGAGCCTGATGTACCTGACGGGGATCAACCAGACGGAAGTGATCCTGCTGCTGGACCCGCACTCGAAGCAGTCCGACGAGATCCTGTTCGTCAAAAAGAAAGATCCCAGCAAGGAGTTCTGGGACGGCATCCGTTTCGGCGTCGGCGACCCCAAAAGCGTGAGCGAAGCCAAGCGCGTGACCGGCATCGCCGATGTGCGTGACATCGACGACTTTGAAGCCGTGTTCAAGGAACGGTTTGAAAAGCAAAAAAGCAAAAAGGTCGGCGCGTTCTGGCTGGAAGGCCTGCGTAACGGCACGCGCCACACCATCGAGTCCGATCACAACTGGCATTTCAAGAAACAGATCGAACGCATGCTGCGCAAATGGAAAGCGCCGAAGGACGCGTTGCACAACATCATGGACACGCATTTCGACCTGCGCCTGCCGCTGGACAAGTACGATGTGGCCAACACGCTGAAGGCGAACCGCCTGACCGGCGCGGCGTTTGAAGAGACGTTGCGGCGCTTCGGAGAGTTCAAGACCGAATACGCGGTGCAGGGGTTCATCGAGGGGCAAATGCAGATGCGTTCGCCTTACGGTTTGAGCTTTCCTTCCATCATCGCTTCCGGACCGAATGCGACGGTTCTGCATTATGTGAAGAATGACGATGCGTTCAAAAAAAATGAGATGGTGCTCCTCGACTTCGGCGTGCGCTGGATGACGATGCACGCCGACATCAGCCGTACGATTCCGGCTTCGGGGAAGTACAACCCGTTGCAGAAGGTGTTGTACGAGATCGTGTTGAAGGCGCAGCTTGAAGTGCAGAAGCAGGCGCGCGCCGGGCGCACGATCCAGGAGATCAATGAAACCTGCTGGGAGACGGTCAATCATTTCCTGAAAAAAGATTTCCTGGACCAGGGCGGCAAGTGCAAGCTCAAGTACAAAGAGCGGCCGCACGGGGTGAGCCATTTGATCGGCGAGCAGGAACACGACGGCGATCCGTTCCGCAATTACGCGGTGCAACCGATGAAGCCGGGCTGGCTGATCAGCAATGAACCGGGGCTGTACGGTTCGTTCAAAATCCGGCTGAACGGAAAAACCTACGACCAGGAAATCGGGATTCGCATCGAAGACAACCTGCTGATTACGGAGAAGGGGTGCCGCAACCTGTCACAGTCGATCCCCAAGCGGGTCGAGGACATTGAACGGTTGATGAACGGAGGCTGAGCCGGTTATTTCAACTCTTTGAGGGAGGCCAGCACTTCTTCCGCGTGGCCCTTGACTTTGACCTTGGGCCAGATTTTGCGCACGACGCCCTGCTTGTCGATGAGGAAGGTGCTGCGTACGATGCCCATGAAGGTTTTGCCGTAGAGTTTCTTTTCCTGCCAGACGCCGTACTTTTCCACCACCTTCTTGTCCACGTCGCTGATCAGCGTGAAGGGCAGGTCGTACTTCTCGATGAATTTCTGGTGGCGTTCGGGAGCGTCGATGCTGACGCCCAGCACCTGCGTGTCTTTGAACTTCTTGTGCAGGTCGCGGAAGTCGCAGGCCTCGGTGGTGCAGCCGGGGGTCATGTCTTTCGGATAGAAATACAGGACAACGTTTTTCTTGCCTTTGTAGGCGCTGAGTTTGACTTTATTGCCGTCCTGGTCAGGCGCCGTGAAGTCCGGGGCTTTATTGCCTTCCTTGATCATCGGTGCGCCTTTAAAGTCCGAGTTGGCCGTAAGCCTTATCGAGACTCTGATTGAGGCCTTTGATCAT of Nitrospina watsonii contains these proteins:
- the bcp gene encoding thioredoxin-dependent thiol peroxidase, whose amino-acid sequence is MIKEGNKAPDFTAPDQDGNKVKLSAYKGKKNVVLYFYPKDMTPGCTTEACDFRDLHKKFKDTQVLGVSIDAPERHQKFIEKYDLPFTLISDVDKKVVEKYGVWQEKKLYGKTFMGIVRSTFLIDKQGVVRKIWPKVKVKGHAEEVLASLKELK
- a CDS encoding aminopeptidase P family protein, whose protein sequence is MMQKAGKKIYSGIFRDGDAGNQAKRRFRNRRKELMDAENMLMVLTGVPYGPGQETLWTYAFVPTYQEPSLMYLTGINQTEVILLLDPHSKQSDEILFVKKKDPSKEFWDGIRFGVGDPKSVSEAKRVTGIADVRDIDDFEAVFKERFEKQKSKKVGAFWLEGLRNGTRHTIESDHNWHFKKQIERMLRKWKAPKDALHNIMDTHFDLRLPLDKYDVANTLKANRLTGAAFEETLRRFGEFKTEYAVQGFIEGQMQMRSPYGLSFPSIIASGPNATVLHYVKNDDAFKKNEMVLLDFGVRWMTMHADISRTIPASGKYNPLQKVLYEIVLKAQLEVQKQARAGRTIQEINETCWETVNHFLKKDFLDQGGKCKLKYKERPHGVSHLIGEQEHDGDPFRNYAVQPMKPGWLISNEPGLYGSFKIRLNGKTYDQEIGIRIEDNLLITEKGCRNLSQSIPKRVEDIERLMNGG